In a single window of the Dysgonomonas mossii genome:
- a CDS encoding ABC transporter permease, with protein sequence MIKFLIEKEFKQIMRNSFLPRLIIGMPIMMMLIMPWAANQEIKNIKLSIVDNDHSTYSERLVRKATSSGYFHLTDVSLSGDKALHSIESGKADVILEIQPDFEKNLVKTGVANVMISANTVNGVKGSLSSSYMGAILSDFSSDIREEWSPKREGAALPLINVVPQYKFNPNLDYKVFMVPALMVILLTLLTGFLPALNIVSEKEMGTIEQMNVTPVNKFTFILAKLIPYWVIGFTVLTICFGFAAFVYNILPVGSLLTIYLFSGIYILVVSGFGLVISNYSNTMQQAMFVMFFFIMILILMSGLFTPISSMPEWAKIVTIFNPLKYFIQVMRMVYLKGSVFMDLTTQMFALLGFVVFFNTWAIISYKKTN encoded by the coding sequence ATGATAAAATTTTTGATCGAAAAAGAGTTTAAACAGATTATGCGGAACTCATTTCTTCCGAGATTAATCATAGGCATGCCAATTATGATGATGCTCATTATGCCTTGGGCTGCCAATCAGGAGATAAAAAACATTAAGCTAAGTATTGTTGATAATGATCATAGCACTTATTCCGAAAGATTAGTCCGCAAGGCGACCTCATCCGGATATTTTCATCTTACGGATGTCTCTTTATCGGGTGATAAAGCTTTGCATAGTATCGAGTCGGGTAAAGCAGATGTTATACTCGAAATACAACCCGATTTTGAGAAAAACCTCGTGAAAACAGGAGTGGCTAATGTTATGATATCAGCAAACACGGTCAATGGAGTGAAAGGCTCACTAAGCTCTTCATATATGGGTGCTATACTATCCGATTTTTCATCGGATATCAGAGAAGAATGGTCTCCCAAAAGAGAGGGTGCAGCATTACCCCTTATCAACGTCGTCCCTCAGTACAAATTCAATCCTAATTTGGATTATAAAGTATTTATGGTTCCGGCATTGATGGTAATACTACTTACACTGCTAACCGGCTTCCTGCCGGCACTGAACATTGTAAGCGAAAAGGAAATGGGTACAATAGAGCAGATGAACGTAACTCCCGTAAATAAATTTACATTCATTTTAGCAAAGCTTATTCCGTACTGGGTTATCGGATTCACGGTGCTTACTATCTGTTTTGGGTTCGCAGCATTTGTCTATAATATATTACCCGTTGGCAGTCTGTTGACAATCTATCTTTTTTCGGGAATTTATATTCTGGTGGTATCCGGATTCGGACTGGTTATCTCCAACTATTCAAATACCATGCAGCAAGCTATGTTCGTGATGTTCTTCTTTATAATGATTCTGATATTGATGAGTGGTCTGTTTACTCCAATAAGCAGTATGCCCGAATGGGCTAAGATTGTTACGATCTTCAATCCTTTGAAGTATTTCATACAAGTGATGCGAATGGTTTATCTCAAGGGTAGTGTATTTATGGACTTAACCACACAGATGTTTGCATTACTGGGATTTGTAGTTTTTTTCAATACTTGGGCTATTATCAGTTATAAAAAGACAAACTAA
- a CDS encoding ABC transporter permease produces the protein MKQFLSFVKKEFYHIFRDKRTMLILLGMPIVQIIIFGFAITTELKNTEIAVFDLSKDISTQRIIEQLEASEYFTVSQVLNSPDDIEQVFRQGKVNMVVVFGENFNNNLLHTGEASIQLIADATDPNQSLMQTGYATNIISSYQQELMREYNVPFRIIPEVKMLYNPQLKGAYNFVPGVMGLILMLICAMMTSIAIVREKEMGTMEVLLASPIKPIYIILAKAVPYFTLSVVNLTSILLLSYFVLKVPVAGSLFWLAAISFIFIAVALSLGLFVSTIANTQVTAMLISGMGFMMPVMLLSGMIYPIESMPEVLQWISNIIPAKWYIDAIKKLMIQGVGVDFILKDMAILVSMFILLITISLKKFKVRLG, from the coding sequence ATGAAACAATTTCTCTCTTTTGTAAAAAAAGAATTCTATCATATATTCCGCGATAAGCGCACTATGTTGATCTTGCTGGGAATGCCCATTGTGCAGATCATTATATTTGGCTTTGCTATAACCACAGAGCTCAAAAATACAGAGATTGCAGTATTCGACCTCTCGAAGGATATTTCAACACAGCGCATCATCGAACAGCTTGAAGCAAGCGAATACTTTACAGTCTCGCAAGTTTTGAACAGCCCCGATGATATTGAACAGGTTTTCAGGCAAGGAAAAGTAAATATGGTAGTTGTATTCGGAGAAAATTTCAACAACAACTTGTTACATACAGGAGAAGCTTCTATACAACTTATAGCCGATGCTACAGACCCCAATCAATCGCTTATGCAAACAGGGTATGCTACAAATATAATATCGTCATATCAACAAGAATTGATGCGTGAGTATAACGTTCCTTTCCGCATAATACCCGAAGTAAAAATGCTGTATAATCCTCAGTTAAAAGGCGCATACAATTTCGTACCGGGGGTTATGGGACTTATTCTCATGTTGATATGTGCCATGATGACATCTATAGCCATTGTACGCGAAAAAGAAATGGGCACAATGGAAGTATTGCTCGCTTCGCCGATAAAGCCTATTTATATCATTCTGGCTAAAGCAGTACCATATTTTACGCTATCGGTAGTGAATCTCACTTCAATATTGTTATTATCATATTTCGTCCTCAAAGTACCTGTAGCCGGAAGCTTGTTTTGGCTTGCTGCAATATCGTTCATATTTATTGCGGTAGCACTTTCGCTGGGGCTGTTTGTATCTACTATTGCAAATACGCAAGTAACAGCGATGCTGATTTCGGGAATGGGTTTTATGATGCCCGTCATGTTGTTATCAGGCATGATATATCCGATAGAAAGTATGCCTGAAGTACTACAATGGATATCAAATATTATTCCTGCTAAATGGTATATCGATGCCATAAAAAAACTAATGATACAGGGCGTAGGTGTTGATTTTATATTGAAAGATATGGCTATTCTCGTATCTATGTTCATATTACTGATTACAATAAGTTTGAAAAAGTTTAAAGTTAGATTAGGCTGA
- a CDS encoding ABC transporter ATP-binding protein has product MKAVSVQNIKKSYKSVQALNDISFDVEQGEIYGIIGPDGAGKTSLFRILTTLLLADSGNARVDGLDIVKDYKEIRNRIGYMPGRFSLYQDLSVEENLEFFATVFNTTIQENYHLIKDIYQQIEPFKDRKAGKLSGGMKQKLALCCALIHKPAVLFLDEPTTGVDPVSRKEFWDMLKKLKEQNITILVSTPYMDEAKLCDRIALIQNGSFLDVETPQNIINRYPEILWSVKSDDMYKLLKNLRSHSMIKTCFAFGEVHHITVNKDFSINKLNEYLANSGHTGIDIHEIKPSIEDCYMLLAQNEKQ; this is encoded by the coding sequence ATGAAAGCTGTTTCAGTTCAAAATATAAAAAAAAGCTATAAATCTGTACAGGCTCTCAACGACATAAGCTTCGATGTAGAGCAAGGAGAGATATATGGCATTATAGGACCCGATGGTGCCGGCAAAACAAGCCTTTTCAGGATACTTACTACCTTGCTGCTTGCAGATAGTGGCAATGCCAGGGTAGATGGTTTGGACATTGTGAAAGACTATAAAGAAATACGGAACAGAATAGGCTATATGCCGGGAAGATTCTCGCTCTACCAGGATTTAAGCGTGGAAGAGAATTTAGAGTTTTTTGCTACGGTATTTAATACAACCATACAGGAAAATTATCACCTGATAAAAGATATATATCAACAAATAGAGCCTTTTAAAGATAGAAAAGCAGGAAAACTATCCGGCGGTATGAAACAAAAGCTGGCACTATGCTGTGCATTGATACATAAGCCTGCCGTGCTATTTCTGGACGAGCCTACTACAGGAGTAGACCCTGTGTCGCGAAAAGAATTTTGGGATATGCTTAAGAAGTTAAAGGAGCAAAATATTACCATACTTGTATCCACTCCATATATGGACGAGGCTAAGCTCTGTGATCGTATAGCTCTGATTCAAAACGGGTCTTTCCTCGATGTGGAAACACCACAGAATATAATAAACCGATATCCGGAAATATTATGGTCTGTAAAGTCTGATGATATGTATAAACTACTAAAAAACCTCAGAAGCCATAGTATGATAAAAACATGTTTTGCATTTGGGGAAGTACACCACATCACAGTAAATAAAGATTTTTCTATAAATAAACTGAATGAATATCTCGCAAACAGCGGACATACAGGCATTGACATACACGAGATAAAACCAAGCATAGAAGATTGTTACATGCTATTGGCTCAAAACGAAAAACAATGA
- a CDS encoding winged helix-turn-helix domain-containing protein, whose amino-acid sequence MLKELINSDTKLICDTLAEKGMLTIHDLEVITGYREMYIYLALGWLSKENKINYVEKDDDLYIELNA is encoded by the coding sequence ATGTTGAAAGAGCTGATAAATAGTGACACCAAACTTATTTGTGATACGCTTGCCGAAAAAGGGATGCTTACGATACATGATCTCGAGGTAATAACAGGCTATAGAGAAATGTATATTTATTTGGCTCTTGGATGGTTATCTAAAGAAAATAAGATTAACTATGTGGAGAAAGATGATGACTTGTACATTGAATTGAATGCATAA
- a CDS encoding HlyD family secretion protein — protein MKTTKNIVYASIILLLTACGKGNGDYDASGVFETTEVIVSAEANGKIMQLNFIEGQQVEQGKPLGYIDTVQLYLKKMQLLTNTSAVKSGRVDIPRQIAAIKQQIATQKNEQKRFENLVKANAANQKQLDDINAQILVLERQLTAQTELLENSNKNISEQSSGLEVQIAQINDQIQKSIICSPINGTILSKYAEQGELATQGRALFKVADIEHMFLRAYITASQLTQVKIGQAVKVYADFGEKEMKEYSGTITWISDNSEFTPKTIQTRDERANLVYAVKVAVKNDGYLKYGMYGELKLN, from the coding sequence ATGAAAACAACAAAAAATATAGTTTATGCAAGCATCATACTCTTGCTTACAGCTTGTGGAAAAGGAAATGGAGACTATGATGCATCCGGCGTTTTTGAGACTACTGAGGTAATTGTATCAGCCGAAGCAAACGGAAAGATTATGCAGCTCAATTTCATTGAAGGGCAACAAGTAGAACAAGGAAAGCCTCTCGGGTATATAGACACCGTACAATTATATCTAAAAAAGATGCAATTACTGACTAATACTAGTGCAGTAAAGAGCGGGCGTGTAGATATACCAAGACAGATAGCAGCTATAAAGCAACAAATTGCAACCCAGAAAAACGAGCAGAAACGATTCGAGAACTTGGTAAAGGCAAACGCTGCAAACCAAAAACAATTAGATGATATAAATGCACAGATACTTGTTCTTGAAAGGCAGTTAACTGCACAAACGGAATTATTAGAAAATTCGAACAAAAACATATCGGAACAAAGCTCGGGACTGGAAGTGCAGATAGCTCAAATAAATGATCAGATACAGAAATCTATTATCTGTAGCCCTATCAATGGGACTATCCTGTCTAAATATGCAGAACAAGGAGAACTTGCAACACAGGGAAGAGCTTTATTTAAAGTAGCAGACATCGAACACATGTTCCTTCGGGCATACATTACAGCAAGCCAATTGACACAAGTGAAAATAGGACAAGCCGTAAAAGTATATGCAGACTTTGGAGAGAAAGAAATGAAAGAATATTCAGGGACTATAACCTGGATATCGGACAATTCAGAGTTTACGCCTAAAACAATACAGACTCGTGACGAACGAGCCAACTTGGTATATGCCGTAAAAGTAGCTGTAAAGAACGATGGATACCTAAAGTATGGAATGTACGGAGAATTAAAATTGAATTAA
- a CDS encoding TolC family protein: MKKSLIIIIYSLFFSAMAFAQSTLTIEQCQQMAKENYPLIKRYGLIERSKEYNLSNAGKGYLPQFSLSAKASYQSEVTKIPIDIQGIDIKGLSKDQYSATIDVTQTIWDGGVISSKKDITKASSYAEQKQLDVDMYKIVYQVNQMYFGILLLDARLKQNALLQEELQRNFDLISSYITNGIANQSDLDAIKVEQLKTVQNKAQIVSNKKAYLDMLGILIGQKLNENIILPKPNADNLTISSQVKRPELELFDAQLVNLETQKKVIKAGYMPKLVLFLTGGYGKPALNMLNNDFSAYYIGGIRLSWNFGSLYTQKNDRKLIETNQDNIATSRETFLFNTSLETSQEQNEINKNKDLLKYDDDIVILRNNVKRATEAKVANGTSTVIDLMRDVNAEDLAKQDRIQHEIELLQAIYNLKYTTNN; this comes from the coding sequence ATGAAAAAATCATTAATCATCATCATATATTCGCTTTTCTTTTCTGCTATGGCTTTTGCTCAAAGCACACTTACCATAGAGCAATGTCAGCAAATGGCAAAAGAAAATTATCCGCTTATAAAACGGTACGGGTTGATTGAGCGGTCGAAAGAGTATAATCTCTCAAATGCCGGAAAAGGCTATTTACCTCAATTCTCATTATCGGCTAAAGCCTCTTATCAATCGGAAGTGACAAAAATTCCTATTGATATTCAGGGCATAGATATCAAAGGGCTGAGCAAAGATCAGTATTCTGCTACAATAGATGTTACCCAAACGATATGGGACGGAGGTGTAATAAGCAGCAAAAAAGATATCACAAAAGCATCATCCTATGCTGAGCAAAAACAGCTGGACGTTGATATGTATAAGATAGTCTATCAGGTAAACCAAATGTATTTTGGCATCTTGCTCCTCGATGCAAGATTGAAGCAGAACGCTCTTTTGCAAGAAGAGTTGCAACGAAATTTTGACCTGATATCAAGCTATATAACCAATGGAATAGCGAATCAATCAGACTTGGATGCGATAAAAGTGGAGCAACTGAAAACTGTACAAAATAAGGCGCAGATCGTTTCCAATAAAAAAGCATACTTGGACATGCTAGGTATTCTTATCGGGCAAAAGCTAAACGAAAACATCATCTTGCCAAAACCGAATGCGGACAATTTGACCATATCATCACAAGTAAAACGACCTGAGCTGGAGTTGTTCGACGCGCAATTAGTAAATCTAGAAACGCAGAAGAAAGTAATAAAAGCCGGTTACATGCCCAAATTGGTACTATTTCTCACAGGTGGGTATGGAAAACCTGCACTGAATATGCTCAATAATGATTTCTCGGCATATTACATCGGAGGAATACGCTTGTCTTGGAATTTTGGAAGCTTGTACACACAAAAAAACGACAGAAAGTTAATAGAAACCAATCAGGATAATATTGCAACTTCACGAGAAACATTTCTTTTCAATACAAGTTTGGAAACCTCTCAAGAACAAAACGAAATAAACAAGAATAAAGACTTGCTAAAATATGATGACGATATAGTTATCCTTCGCAACAATGTAAAGCGAGCAACTGAAGCAAAGGTTGCAAACGGAACATCAACCGTCATTGACCTCATGCGTGATGTAAATGCAGAAGATCTTGCAAAGCAAGACAGAATACAACATGAGATAGAATTGCTCCAAGCTATTTACAACTTAAAATATACAACAAACAATTGA
- a CDS encoding TetR/AcrR family transcriptional regulator: MEKDISTEEKIKNAARKVFHEKGYGQARTRDIAEEAGINLALLNYYFRSKEKLFDIIMKESLQEMFGLIVNLVNAEDINLSDKIDMIVARYIDSISKNPNLPLFVLSEIQANPHKIIENVGLKGKSIANNFLFKQIQEQIDKKEIKGVTPLQIFINIVSMSIFPIVGKPLLMNLHAPFGEKEYEIFIEERKALIPQWIKMILQIDE, from the coding sequence ATGGAAAAAGATATTTCGACAGAAGAAAAAATAAAAAATGCAGCCCGAAAAGTATTTCATGAAAAAGGATATGGGCAAGCCCGAACTCGCGACATAGCAGAAGAAGCGGGAATAAACCTTGCCTTGCTCAATTATTATTTCAGGAGTAAGGAAAAGCTTTTTGATATAATTATGAAAGAAAGCTTACAAGAAATGTTTGGACTAATAGTAAATCTTGTAAACGCAGAAGATATTAATCTTTCAGATAAGATAGACATGATTGTCGCACGCTATATAGACTCTATCTCAAAGAATCCGAATTTACCCCTATTTGTACTAAGTGAAATACAAGCCAATCCTCACAAAATAATAGAAAATGTGGGGCTTAAAGGAAAATCTATCGCAAATAATTTCCTATTTAAACAGATACAAGAACAAATAGACAAAAAAGAGATAAAAGGAGTAACCCCGCTTCAGATTTTTATAAATATAGTATCCATGTCTATTTTCCCTATCGTAGGAAAGCCTTTATTAATGAACCTGCATGCTCCTTTCGGAGAAAAAGAGTATGAAATATTTATAGAAGAACGAAAAGCATTAATTCCACAATGGATAAAAATGATACTTCAAATAGATGAATAA
- a CDS encoding RNA polymerase sigma factor: protein MELEKFKSDVVPLRNKLQNVAKNMLANEVDAEDAVQETFLRLWNQRSQLGNHPNVGGFAMQTLKNICIDKLRAERHNISLDGISIAGNSITPYTFTEQQDSVLIIRNIIDSLPETQRHIITLRDVDGYELGEIAAIIGSEESTVRVNLSRARKAVRDKFLSMNNVMRK from the coding sequence ATGGAGTTAGAAAAGTTCAAATCGGATGTTGTACCTCTACGCAACAAGCTGCAGAATGTTGCAAAGAATATGCTGGCTAATGAGGTAGATGCTGAGGATGCTGTTCAGGAAACCTTTTTGAGGTTATGGAATCAGCGATCTCAGTTGGGCAATCATCCTAATGTTGGTGGATTTGCAATGCAGACGTTGAAAAATATATGTATTGATAAGTTGAGGGCGGAGAGGCATAATATTTCGCTCGATGGTATATCCATTGCCGGAAATTCGATAACTCCATATACATTTACTGAACAACAAGACAGTGTGTTGATCATCAGGAATATTATCGATTCTTTGCCCGAAACTCAACGCCATATTATAACATTGCGAGATGTAGATGGATATGAATTGGGCGAAATCGCAGCAATTATAGGCTCTGAGGAAAGTACAGTAAGGGTAAACCTTTCGAGGGCACGTAAGGCTGTTAGAGACAAATTTTTGAGTATGAATAATGTAATGCGAAAATAG